One genomic segment of Ferrimonas sp. YFM includes these proteins:
- a CDS encoding DUF2798 domain-containing protein, producing the protein MNRPKLLITALLGSFTMGLIMSAALTTIHTGFDANWTLRWGESFLMAWPLAFLLSLTVMPRVAELAGSLISEPVRRTK; encoded by the coding sequence ATGAATCGGCCCAAACTACTCATCACCGCCCTGTTAGGTTCCTTTACCATGGGGCTCATCATGTCCGCCGCCCTGACCACCATCCATACCGGCTTCGACGCCAACTGGACGCTGCGCTGGGGGGAGAGCTTTCTGATGGCCTGGCCTCTGGCCTTCCTCCTGAGCCTGACGGTGATGCCCAGGGTGGCCGAACTGGCCGGCTCTCTGATCTCAGAGCCCGTACGCAGGACCAAATAG
- the rplI gene encoding 50S ribosomal protein L9, translating to MEVILLDKIAKLGGLGDKVTVKSGYARNYLLPQGKAVFANQANIAEFEARRADLEKNIADKLAAAEARAEKLAALEAVVIASKAGDEGKLFGSIGTRDIADAITAAGVEVAKSEVRLPEGALRNTGEFDIAIALHSEVSTNVKINVVAE from the coding sequence ATGGAAGTTATTCTGCTGGATAAAATTGCCAAGCTGGGCGGTCTGGGTGACAAGGTAACCGTTAAATCTGGTTACGCTCGTAACTACCTGCTGCCTCAAGGCAAAGCGGTATTCGCTAATCAAGCCAACATCGCTGAGTTCGAAGCTCGTCGCGCTGATCTGGAAAAGAACATCGCTGACAAGCTGGCTGCTGCTGAAGCTCGCGCCGAGAAACTGGCCGCTCTGGAAGCCGTAGTTATCGCCTCCAAGGCCGGTGACGAAGGCAAGCTGTTCGGTTCCATCGGTACCCGTGACATCGCCGACGCGATCACTGCTGCTGGCGTTGAAGTAGCCAAGTCTGAAGTTCGTCTGCCTGAAGGCGCTCTGCGCAACACTGGCGAATTCGACATCGCTATCGCTCTGCACAGCGAAGTTAGCACCAACGTTAAGATCAACGTTGTTGCTGAGTAA
- the rpsR gene encoding 30S ribosomal protein S18, with the protein MARYFRRRKFCRFTADGVTEIDYKDVATLKNYVTESGKIVPSRITGTSAKYQRQLARAIKRARYLALLPYTDLQG; encoded by the coding sequence ATGGCACGTTATTTCCGTCGTCGTAAATTCTGCCGTTTCACTGCAGACGGTGTTACTGAGATCGACTACAAAGACGTAGCGACTCTGAAAAACTACGTTACCGAAAGCGGTAAGATCGTACCGAGCCGTATCACTGGCACCAGCGCTAAGTACCAGCGTCAGCTGGCTCGCGCCATCAAGCGTGCTCGTTACCTGGCTCTGCTGCCTTACACTGACCTGCAAGGTTAA
- the priB gene encoding primosomal replication protein N, giving the protein MNTNRLELTGTVLRPPKRATGINGVPHGYFVLEHRSMQQEAGLNRPVYCKIQVVVSGREAQPLLDSLDSGQPIRVAGFLAWQQSRNGQSRLILHADSIEPIS; this is encoded by the coding sequence GTGAATACCAACCGCCTGGAGCTGACTGGCACCGTCCTTCGGCCTCCTAAACGGGCAACCGGTATCAACGGAGTTCCCCACGGATACTTCGTTCTGGAGCATCGCTCCATGCAGCAGGAAGCGGGACTGAATCGTCCGGTTTACTGCAAGATACAGGTGGTCGTAAGCGGTCGGGAAGCACAACCCTTACTGGATTCATTGGACTCAGGTCAGCCAATACGGGTGGCGGGATTCCTCGCCTGGCAACAGAGCAGGAATGGCCAAAGCCGCCTGATATTGCACGCTGACTCAATTGAACCTATTTCATAG
- the rpsF gene encoding 30S ribosomal protein S6 yields MRHYEIVFMVHPDQSEQVPGMIERYTATLGKDGGSVTRLEDWGRRQLAYPIEKLHKAHYVLVNAEATAEAIEELETAFRFNDAVIRSMVIRTKGAITEPSAMAKAKEERREREERREAKPAPAPAAEEAKAE; encoded by the coding sequence ATGCGTCATTACGAAATCGTATTTATGGTTCACCCTGATCAGAGTGAACAGGTTCCTGGCATGATCGAGCGTTACACCGCTACCCTCGGTAAAGATGGTGGTTCTGTAACCCGTCTGGAAGACTGGGGCCGTCGCCAGCTGGCATACCCAATTGAGAAGCTGCACAAGGCTCACTATGTTCTGGTTAACGCTGAAGCTACCGCTGAAGCCATCGAAGAGCTGGAAACTGCTTTCCGCTTCAACGATGCCGTTATCCGCAGCATGGTAATCCGCACCAAAGGCGCTATCACCGAGCCTTCCGCTATGGCCAAAGCCAAGGAAGAGCGTCGTGAGCGTGAAGAGCGTCGCGAAGCCAAGCCTGCTCCTGCACCTGCTGCTGAGGAAGCCAAGGCCGAGTAA
- a CDS encoding DUF481 domain-containing protein: MLKTPYWLPMLLIAPQALALVPPEYKEPEDRLDAEVELGLQYTSGNTESSNFNSRGKLVYDGDAAKHETVLKAYFASDNQSATAEQYTVEYQLDYKLSGSNYLYGRSELIWDRFGSFTQQQIYSAGYGSTLIDRRHTKLSLEAGGGYRFNEANLTDDDADQSSSTDEGIARFSGKFEQRLHEYTTFNAEGAVETGNRNTVATLKMSIRNQLWADLALKIGTDIKFTDRVPENSERTDIISTVNLLYTF; this comes from the coding sequence GTGTTAAAGACACCCTATTGGCTGCCCATGCTGCTCATCGCTCCCCAGGCCCTGGCTCTGGTGCCGCCGGAGTACAAGGAACCGGAGGATCGCCTCGACGCCGAGGTGGAGCTGGGCCTGCAATACACCTCGGGCAACACCGAGTCCAGCAACTTCAACAGCCGGGGAAAACTGGTCTATGACGGCGACGCCGCCAAGCACGAAACCGTGCTCAAGGCCTACTTCGCTTCAGACAACCAGAGTGCCACCGCAGAGCAGTACACCGTCGAATACCAGCTCGACTACAAACTGAGTGGCAGCAACTATCTCTATGGCCGTAGTGAATTGATTTGGGACAGATTCGGCTCCTTCACCCAGCAGCAGATCTACTCGGCGGGTTACGGTTCCACCCTGATTGACCGTCGCCACACCAAGCTGTCACTGGAAGCGGGTGGCGGTTACCGTTTCAACGAAGCCAATCTCACCGACGACGATGCGGATCAGAGCAGCTCCACCGACGAAGGGATTGCCCGTTTCTCCGGAAAGTTTGAGCAGCGGCTTCACGAGTACACCACCTTCAACGCTGAGGGAGCGGTGGAAACCGGTAATCGCAATACCGTCGCCACCCTGAAGATGTCCATCCGTAATCAGTTGTGGGCGGACCTGGCCCTGAAGATCGGCACCGACATCAAGTTCACCGACCGGGTACCGGAGAACAGCGAACGCACCGACATCATCTCCACGGTCAATCTGCTCTATACCTTTTAG
- the rlmB gene encoding 23S rRNA (guanosine(2251)-2'-O)-methyltransferase RlmB encodes MKQEMVFGLHAVEALLQSEPERVKSIWLLKGRDDERLHKILQLAKQNGISCQPAARKALDEKAASPQHQGVVAAAKPAPVKGEAELAALLDGVETPLLLILDGVTDPHNLGACLRSADATGVHGVIVPRDRSASLGPVVRKVAVGAAENIPLFQVTNLARTMRELQERGIWIVGTAGEADHDLYQAKLTGPLAITMGAEGKGMRRLTREHCDELISIPMAGVVTSLNVSVATGVCLFEAVRQRRG; translated from the coding sequence ATGAAACAAGAGATGGTGTTTGGCCTCCACGCGGTGGAGGCGCTGTTGCAGTCTGAGCCTGAGCGAGTGAAATCTATCTGGCTGCTCAAGGGTCGGGACGATGAGCGCCTGCACAAGATCCTGCAACTGGCCAAGCAGAACGGCATCAGCTGCCAGCCGGCGGCGCGAAAGGCCCTGGATGAGAAAGCGGCGTCCCCCCAGCATCAGGGTGTGGTGGCCGCAGCCAAACCTGCCCCGGTAAAAGGGGAGGCGGAACTGGCGGCCCTGCTCGACGGAGTCGAGACACCGCTGCTGCTGATCCTCGACGGGGTGACCGATCCCCACAACCTGGGCGCCTGTCTGCGCAGCGCCGACGCCACTGGGGTTCATGGGGTGATTGTGCCCCGGGACCGCTCTGCCAGCCTGGGCCCTGTGGTGCGCAAGGTGGCGGTGGGCGCGGCCGAGAACATCCCCCTGTTCCAGGTGACCAACCTGGCGCGCACCATGCGTGAACTGCAGGAGCGGGGCATATGGATTGTCGGCACCGCGGGGGAGGCGGACCACGACCTCTATCAGGCCAAGCTGACCGGTCCTCTGGCGATCACTATGGGCGCCGAGGGCAAGGGGATGCGTCGCCTGACTCGTGAGCACTGTGACGAGCTTATTTCCATCCCCATGGCCGGGGTGGTGACCAGCCTGAACGTGTCGGTGGCCACCGGGGTGTGCCTGTTTGAAGCGGTGCGTCAGCGCCGGGGCTAA
- the rnr gene encoding ribonuclease R yields the protein MDKNDPHYQREAEKYENPIPSREYLLQLIADGRGLIGRDELAAELGLEGEQYIALMRRLRAMERDGQLVYTRKGRYGIPEKMDLLTGTVLGHRDGFGFFRPDDGSQDLFLTERTMHSVLHGDRVMAQGDRHDRRGRQEGRIVRVLEPRNPMIIGRYFTEDGVGFVVPDDRRISQDILIHEGDRMGARLGQVVSVELVQRPGRHTHARGKVVEVLGNEMDPGMEIDIALRNHDLPHQWPEALLKQVEGIDDEVSEEDKQGRIDLRKLPLVTIDGEDARDFDDAVYCEKKRGGGWRLWVAIADVSHYVRSGTPLDDEAIKRGNSVYFPAQVIPMLPEKLSNGLCSLNPGVDRLCMVAEMTVSKAGNLSGFKFYPAVMHSHARLTYTKVAAMLDGDERLRERYAEVLPHLEELHKLYGALDQARVKRGALVLETTETQFIFNADRRIEQIVPRERNVAHKMIEECMILANVAAAKFVKKHKGETLYRIHEGPGESKLKSLRDFLGQQGLQLGGGEKPSPADIAKLLSSLEGRGDAELVTTMVLRSMKQAVYSPDDLGHFGLALQGYSHFTSPIRRYPDLILHRVIRSLLVKDQGLIKKAMDKMKGRSQDGAALHYDTQQLVELGDHCSLTERRADDATRDVSDWLKCEFMQDHVGDTFDAVISGVTSFGLFVRLNSYHIDGLVHISSLENDYFHFDAVRQGLYGEHSGKRYRLGDEVRVKVLSVKLDDRQIELGMVEEKGVGKKMKAKAKSSRKQAQKQPQKPADKQPQKGPYKAGDGKGKGKSGRGKESGKAKSGGRGKASQKQTAGRDTPAKKSKKRNKQ from the coding sequence TTGGATAAAAACGATCCCCATTATCAGCGTGAGGCTGAGAAGTACGAAAACCCCATTCCCAGCCGTGAATACCTGCTGCAGCTGATCGCTGACGGCCGTGGCCTGATTGGCCGCGATGAACTGGCGGCGGAACTGGGCCTGGAGGGCGAGCAGTATATCGCCCTGATGCGTCGCCTGCGCGCCATGGAGCGTGACGGACAGCTGGTGTACACCCGCAAAGGACGCTATGGCATTCCGGAAAAGATGGACCTGCTCACCGGCACGGTGCTTGGCCACCGGGATGGGTTCGGCTTCTTCCGCCCCGATGATGGCAGCCAGGATCTCTTCCTGACCGAGCGCACCATGCACAGTGTGCTCCACGGGGACCGAGTGATGGCTCAGGGAGATCGTCACGATCGCCGTGGTCGCCAGGAAGGGCGCATCGTCCGGGTACTGGAACCGAGAAACCCGATGATTATCGGCCGTTACTTCACCGAAGACGGTGTCGGCTTCGTGGTGCCCGACGACAGGCGCATCAGCCAGGACATCCTGATTCATGAAGGCGATCGTATGGGGGCCCGCCTCGGCCAGGTGGTGTCTGTTGAGCTGGTGCAGCGACCCGGTCGGCACACCCACGCCAGAGGTAAGGTGGTCGAAGTGCTGGGCAACGAGATGGATCCCGGTATGGAGATCGACATCGCCCTGCGCAATCACGATCTGCCCCACCAGTGGCCCGAAGCCCTGCTTAAGCAGGTGGAAGGAATTGACGACGAGGTCAGCGAAGAGGACAAGCAGGGTCGCATCGACTTGCGTAAGCTGCCTCTGGTGACCATTGATGGTGAAGACGCCCGTGACTTTGACGATGCGGTCTACTGTGAGAAGAAGCGCGGTGGCGGCTGGCGCCTGTGGGTGGCCATCGCCGACGTCAGTCATTATGTGCGCAGCGGCACGCCACTGGACGATGAAGCGATTAAACGGGGTAACTCGGTCTACTTCCCGGCTCAGGTGATCCCCATGCTGCCGGAGAAGCTCTCCAATGGCCTCTGCTCCCTGAACCCCGGGGTGGATCGTCTGTGCATGGTGGCGGAGATGACCGTCTCCAAGGCGGGCAATCTCTCCGGCTTCAAGTTCTATCCCGCGGTGATGCACTCTCACGCCCGCCTGACCTACACCAAGGTGGCGGCCATGCTCGACGGCGATGAGCGTTTGCGCGAGCGTTATGCCGAGGTGCTGCCTCACCTGGAGGAGCTGCACAAGCTCTACGGTGCCCTGGATCAGGCTCGGGTGAAGCGCGGCGCCCTGGTGCTGGAAACCACGGAAACTCAGTTTATCTTTAACGCCGATCGCCGTATCGAGCAGATCGTGCCCCGTGAGCGTAACGTCGCCCACAAGATGATCGAAGAGTGCATGATCCTGGCGAACGTGGCCGCCGCCAAGTTCGTCAAGAAGCACAAGGGTGAGACCCTCTACCGGATCCACGAAGGGCCGGGCGAGTCCAAGCTCAAGTCTCTGAGAGACTTCCTGGGCCAGCAAGGGCTGCAGCTGGGCGGTGGTGAGAAGCCGTCGCCGGCGGACATCGCCAAGCTGCTCTCCTCTCTGGAGGGGCGGGGTGACGCCGAGCTGGTCACCACCATGGTGCTGCGCTCCATGAAGCAGGCGGTCTACAGCCCCGACGATCTGGGCCACTTCGGCCTAGCTCTGCAGGGTTACAGCCACTTTACCTCTCCCATTCGTCGCTACCCGGATCTGATTCTGCACCGGGTGATCCGCTCCCTGCTGGTCAAGGACCAGGGGCTGATCAAGAAGGCGATGGACAAGATGAAGGGCCGCAGCCAGGATGGGGCGGCGCTGCATTACGATACCCAGCAGCTGGTAGAGCTGGGGGATCACTGCTCCCTGACCGAGCGCCGTGCCGACGACGCTACCCGGGATGTGTCCGACTGGCTCAAGTGTGAGTTTATGCAGGACCATGTGGGAGACACCTTCGACGCGGTGATTAGCGGCGTCACCAGTTTTGGCCTTTTTGTGCGCCTCAACAGCTATCACATCGACGGCCTGGTGCACATCTCCAGCCTGGAGAATGACTACTTCCACTTTGATGCGGTCCGCCAGGGGCTCTACGGCGAGCACAGCGGTAAGCGCTACCGTCTCGGCGATGAGGTTCGGGTCAAGGTGTTGTCGGTGAAGCTGGACGATCGTCAGATTGAGCTGGGCATGGTGGAGGAGAAGGGCGTCGGCAAGAAGATGAAGGCCAAAGCCAAATCCAGCCGTAAACAGGCCCAGAAACAGCCTCAGAAGCCCGCCGACAAGCAGCCTCAGAAGGGCCCCTACAAAGCCGGAGACGGCAAGGGCAAAGGCAAGTCAGGCCGCGGCAAGGAGAGTGGCAAAGCCAAATCCGGCGGCCGGGGCAAAGCCTCACAGAAACAGACAGCGGGTCGGGACACTCCGGCCAAGAAGAGTAAGAAGCGGAATAAGCAGTAA
- a CDS encoding tetratricopeptide repeat protein: MRRILLLLTTLMMMAPARAELQAVELYSQDALLQMIRDNTHLAQMRRDDCQLVEDVRAHAKVLKEPAYQMLWADMLMYGVCVEEDVREGYYYLETASESGLPDALEQLARYYRIGKFTLVNNDLAIHYYKLASEQGHLRARFDLVRMYIKGHGAPRDYPQAYRWLFEEVYQHEEDRQTARSLLTQLEPLIPPRTVAAIRADQKFQDKYR, encoded by the coding sequence ATGAGACGAATACTGCTGCTGCTCACAACCCTGATGATGATGGCTCCTGCCCGTGCGGAACTGCAGGCGGTGGAGCTGTACTCGCAGGATGCGTTGTTGCAGATGATTCGGGACAACACCCACCTGGCTCAGATGCGCCGGGATGACTGTCAGCTGGTCGAGGATGTCCGGGCGCACGCCAAGGTGCTCAAGGAGCCCGCCTACCAGATGCTGTGGGCCGACATGCTGATGTACGGCGTCTGCGTGGAAGAGGACGTTCGCGAAGGCTACTACTATCTGGAAACCGCTTCGGAGTCGGGTTTGCCCGATGCCCTGGAGCAATTGGCCCGCTACTACCGCATAGGCAAGTTCACTCTGGTGAACAACGACCTGGCGATTCATTACTATAAGCTTGCCTCGGAACAGGGCCACCTGCGCGCCCGGTTCGACCTGGTGCGCATGTACATCAAAGGCCATGGAGCCCCCAGGGATTATCCCCAGGCTTACCGCTGGCTGTTTGAAGAGGTGTACCAGCACGAAGAGGACAGGCAAACCGCCCGTTCCCTGCTGACCCAGCTGGAGCCTCTGATCCCGCCCCGCACCGTTGCGGCCATCCGAGCGGATCAGAAATTTCAAGATAAGTACCGTTGA
- a CDS encoding adenylosuccinate synthase: protein MSKNVVVLGTQWGDEGKGKVVDLLTDKSSYVVRYQGGHNAGHTLVINGEKTVLHLIPSGILRENVKCIIGNGVVLAPDALLRELTMLKERGVPVEDRLLISEACPLILPYHVAVDQAREAARGSKAIGTTGRGIGPAYEDKVARRALRVGDLFDAERFAEKLKEVLSYHNFMLTEYHQAEPVSFDEVYEQAMSVADLLKSMVVDVTDLLDKARKAGEPILFEGAQGTLLDIDHGTYPYVTSSNTTAGGVATGSGFGPNRIDYVLGIIKAYATRVGGGPFPTELDDDVGQHLGEKGHEFGATTGRQRRCGWLDIVAMRRAVQINGITGLCLTKLDVLDGLEELKLCTGYKMADGSIVEVPPLAAEDYEQVEPIYESMPGWNDNTFGVVEHDKLPQAALDYIARIEALLEVPVDIISTGPDRVETMILRNPFA from the coding sequence ATGAGCAAAAATGTTGTTGTTCTCGGCACCCAATGGGGTGACGAAGGCAAAGGCAAGGTCGTAGACCTGCTTACTGATAAATCTTCCTATGTGGTGCGTTATCAGGGTGGCCACAATGCTGGTCATACTCTGGTTATTAACGGCGAGAAGACCGTCCTGCATCTCATTCCATCCGGCATCCTCCGCGAGAACGTCAAGTGCATCATCGGCAACGGTGTGGTACTGGCTCCTGACGCGCTGCTGCGTGAGCTGACCATGCTCAAAGAGCGTGGCGTGCCTGTCGAGGACCGCCTGCTGATCTCCGAGGCTTGCCCGCTGATCCTGCCCTACCACGTGGCGGTGGATCAGGCCCGTGAAGCGGCCCGTGGCAGCAAGGCGATCGGCACCACAGGTCGTGGTATCGGTCCGGCCTACGAGGACAAGGTAGCCCGCCGTGCCCTGCGCGTTGGTGACCTGTTCGATGCCGAGCGTTTCGCCGAGAAGCTGAAGGAGGTACTGAGCTACCACAACTTCATGCTGACCGAATACCACCAGGCCGAGCCCGTCTCCTTCGATGAGGTGTACGAGCAGGCGATGTCTGTGGCGGATTTGCTGAAGTCCATGGTGGTGGACGTGACCGATCTGCTGGACAAGGCCCGTAAGGCCGGTGAACCGATACTGTTCGAGGGTGCCCAGGGCACTCTGCTGGACATCGATCACGGCACCTACCCCTACGTAACCTCCTCCAACACCACCGCCGGTGGTGTGGCCACAGGTTCCGGTTTCGGTCCTAACCGCATCGATTACGTACTGGGCATCATCAAGGCCTACGCCACCCGTGTGGGCGGCGGTCCATTCCCCACCGAGCTGGACGACGATGTTGGTCAGCACCTGGGTGAGAAGGGCCATGAGTTTGGTGCCACCACAGGTCGTCAGCGTCGCTGCGGCTGGCTGGACATCGTGGCCATGCGCCGCGCCGTTCAGATCAACGGCATCACCGGCCTGTGCCTGACCAAGCTGGACGTGCTGGACGGCCTGGAAGAGCTGAAGCTGTGCACCGGCTACAAGATGGCCGACGGCAGTATCGTTGAGGTTCCGCCTCTGGCCGCCGAAGACTACGAGCAGGTAGAGCCCATCTACGAGAGCATGCCTGGCTGGAACGACAACACCTTTGGTGTGGTGGAGCACGACAAGCTGCCCCAGGCGGCGCTGGATTACATCGCCCGCATCGAAGCGCTGTTGGAGGTCCCCGTGGACATCATCTCTACCGGCCCGGACAGGGTAGAGACCATGATTCTGCGGAATCCATTCGCCTAA
- a CDS encoding DUF2065 family protein, translating into MSESWLLALGLLLLMEGIGPAFLPRQWRAAVSEMSRQPDAMLRRIGGALVTAGAVILYIFS; encoded by the coding sequence ATGTCTGAATCCTGGTTGTTGGCCCTGGGTTTGCTGTTGTTGATGGAGGGGATTGGGCCGGCCTTTCTGCCGCGTCAGTGGCGTGCTGCGGTCTCAGAGATGAGCCGCCAGCCCGACGCCATGTTGCGCCGCATCGGTGGCGCCCTGGTGACTGCGGGTGCGGTAATTCTGTACATTTTTTCTTAA
- the hflC gene encoding protease modulator HflC produces the protein MRPVAIVTLVLVFFLGLSSLFVVSEGERGIVKRFGKIAKDADGVTLVYEPGLHFKVPVIDSVLRLNARILTLDAPADRFVTSEKKDLMVDSYVKWRIIDFERFFLSTSGGNQLQAEALLQSKINNGLRSEFGSRTISEIVSGSRDELQQEALKAASDSALELGIKVVDVRVKQINLPREVSQSIYDRMRAERIAVAKEHRSQGREKAEVIRAGVDAKVTVMLAEAEKTARTLRGQGEAQAAKIYADAYNQAPEFYSFMRSLDAYAKSFNSKQDVLVVSPDSEFFQYMKGTNKAN, from the coding sequence ATGAGACCCGTAGCTATTGTCACTCTGGTCCTGGTGTTTTTCCTGGGACTCTCCAGCCTGTTCGTGGTCAGTGAAGGCGAGCGCGGCATCGTGAAGCGTTTCGGTAAGATCGCCAAGGACGCAGACGGCGTTACCCTGGTGTATGAACCAGGTCTGCACTTCAAGGTGCCGGTCATCGACTCGGTACTGCGTCTGAATGCCCGTATCCTGACTCTGGATGCGCCTGCTGACCGCTTCGTGACCTCAGAGAAGAAAGATTTGATGGTGGACTCCTACGTGAAGTGGCGCATCATCGATTTCGAACGCTTCTTCCTGTCGACCTCCGGCGGTAACCAGTTGCAGGCGGAAGCGCTGCTGCAGAGTAAGATCAACAACGGCCTGCGTAGTGAGTTCGGTTCCCGTACCATCTCCGAGATCGTATCCGGCAGCCGTGATGAGCTGCAGCAGGAAGCCCTGAAGGCCGCCTCCGACAGTGCCCTGGAACTGGGCATCAAGGTGGTGGACGTCCGGGTTAAGCAGATCAACCTGCCCCGCGAAGTGAGTCAGTCCATCTACGATCGTATGCGCGCCGAACGTATCGCCGTGGCCAAGGAGCATCGCTCCCAAGGTCGCGAGAAGGCGGAGGTCATTCGAGCCGGAGTCGATGCCAAGGTGACGGTAATGTTGGCGGAAGCTGAGAAGACTGCCCGAACCCTGCGAGGTCAGGGTGAGGCTCAGGCGGCCAAGATCTACGCCGATGCTTACAATCAGGCGCCGGAGTTCTACAGCTTTATGCGCAGCCTGGACGCCTATGCTAAATCCTTCAACAGCAAACAGGACGTACTGGTGGTCTCTCCCGACTCCGAGTTCTTCCAGTATATGAAGGGCACCAACAAGGCCAACTGA
- the hflK gene encoding FtsH protease activity modulator HflK: MAWNEPGNKGNDPWGNRGGNDQGPPDLDQVFRKLSSRFGGNRGGGLSGAAVGIGALLLAAVWGLSGFYKIEEAERGVVLRFGQYYELVEPGLGWKATFIDEVTPVNVNNIRELPASGMMLTMDENVVAVQMKVQYRITDPRAYLFNVTNPDESLNEAMDSALRYVVGHTTMDDILTTGREQVRQDTRVELEGIIEPYGLGLTVVDVNLLPARPPEEVKDAFDDAISAQEDEERFVREAEAYARAVEPEARGQVQRMEQDATAYRERVTLEAEGEVARFVQLLPQYEAAPEVTRERLYLETMEKVFGNTSKVMVDTEGNGSMFYLPLDKIIERSSGKSAPRTGSTQVNDSSSVPSSTFNNNRSSNSRGGSIRQGRN, from the coding sequence ATGGCCTGGAATGAGCCTGGAAATAAGGGAAATGACCCCTGGGGGAATCGCGGTGGCAATGATCAGGGTCCTCCGGACCTGGATCAGGTGTTCCGCAAGCTGTCCTCGCGCTTTGGTGGTAACCGTGGCGGAGGCCTGAGCGGCGCCGCCGTCGGTATCGGTGCCCTTTTGCTGGCCGCGGTATGGGGCCTGTCCGGTTTCTACAAGATTGAGGAAGCGGAGCGCGGCGTGGTGCTGCGTTTTGGTCAGTACTATGAGCTGGTTGAGCCTGGTCTGGGCTGGAAAGCCACCTTCATCGATGAGGTGACTCCGGTGAACGTCAACAATATCCGTGAGCTGCCCGCTTCCGGCATGATGCTGACCATGGACGAAAACGTGGTGGCGGTGCAGATGAAGGTTCAGTACCGCATCACCGACCCTCGTGCCTACCTGTTCAACGTGACCAATCCGGATGAGTCTCTCAACGAGGCGATGGACAGTGCCCTGCGCTACGTTGTGGGCCACACCACCATGGATGACATTCTGACCACCGGCCGTGAGCAGGTCCGTCAGGACACCCGCGTCGAGCTGGAGGGGATCATTGAGCCCTACGGCCTGGGTCTGACCGTGGTCGACGTCAACTTACTGCCTGCCCGTCCGCCGGAAGAGGTGAAGGACGCCTTCGATGACGCCATCTCCGCTCAAGAGGATGAAGAGCGTTTCGTGCGTGAAGCGGAAGCCTATGCCCGTGCCGTTGAGCCTGAGGCTCGTGGTCAGGTGCAGCGTATGGAGCAGGACGCCACCGCATATCGTGAGCGTGTCACCCTGGAAGCCGAGGGTGAAGTGGCCCGGTTCGTTCAGCTGCTGCCTCAGTACGAAGCGGCCCCTGAAGTCACCCGCGAGCGTCTCTACCTGGAGACCATGGAGAAGGTGTTCGGCAACACCTCCAAGGTGATGGTGGATACCGAGGGCAACGGCTCCATGTTCTACCTGCCTCTGGATAAGATCATCGAGCGCTCCTCCGGCAAGAGTGCGCCCCGCACCGGGTCCACTCAGGTGAACGACAGCAGCTCTGTGCCTTCGTCCACCTTTAACAACAACCGCAGCTCCAACAGCCGTGGCGGCAGCATTCGTCAGGGGAGGAACTAA